The DNA region CTGTGAGTTGATGCTGGATCAGGAGATTTTGATTGGCGGCGAGGAATCGGGCGGCGTTGGCATCAGCCGCCACCTGCCGGAGCGCGATGGGATGCTGAACTCGCTGCTGCTGGCGAATGTGATGGCGGATGAGAAGAAGACGCTTGGCGAACTGGTAGCAGCTTTGCAGGAAGAGTTTGGCGAACACCAGTACGGGCGCGTGGACATGCACATCGAGGAGACGTTGAAGCAGTCTGCCATTGCGCGAGCGAAGGCTGGCGTGACTGACATTGCGGGTATGAAGGTGCTTCGCGTCGAGACCATGGATGGCATCAAGTTCTTCCTCGACAATCCTGATTGTTCCGGCAAACCAAATGCCGCGGAGACTTGGCTCCTGTTGCGCGCATCGGGCACCGAGCCGCTGCTGCGCGTCTATTGTGAGAGCTGTTCGGTCGAATCGGTCACGAAGGTATTAGAAGCGGCGCAGAGGTTTGTGTTGCAGGGGAGCGCTGTTTGAGTAAGTCTATCTGCGTTGAGACAAAGGGTCTTTTGTTTGACATGGATGGAGTGCTGATCAGCTCCATCGGTTCGGTAGTACGTTGCTGGCGACGGTGGGCCGAGATCTATCACGTGCCGAACGCGGAGACCTACACGGTGCCACACGGTGTTCGTGCTATCGACATCGTGAAGTCATTGCGTCCCGATATCGACCCCAACGAGGGATTGCGCGTGATCGAGGACATGGAGATCGAAGACATGGCAGACCTGAAGGTGCTGCCGGGGGTGAAGAAGCTGCTGGAAAGTTTGCCGCTGGAGCGATGGGCCATTGTGACCTCGGCAACGCGGCGGTTGCTGCTGGGGCGGTTGGAGGCAGCAGGACTGCCGATCCCGGAGCGCATCATCAGCGGCGATATGGTCGAGCGCGGGAAGCCTGATCCAGAGCCATACCGTCGCGGAGCCGGGTTGCTTGGTCTCCGCCCCGAAGATTGTGTTGTGGTGGAAGATGCGCCATCCGGCGTAGGCGCTGGCGTGGCTGCGGGATGTCGTGTGCTCGGTGTGCTGGGGACGCATTCGTTGGCTGAGTTGCAGCAGGCCATGTGGATTGCGCCATCACTTGAAGACGTCACGGTGACAACATTGGCGGACAAGCTCGAGTTGTGTTTCGAACCCGCAGGCTAAAACGGAAGCTTGCACTTAATCTCTCGAACGAGCGATCTTGCTCGATTCGATATAGGATTTGGTGGTATGCATCGTCCATCTATACTTCGCACCCTTGTGTGTCTTGTCGTCCTTGGCTCAACCGCTTCGATGTTGGCCGCGCCTCCTGGGCCAGTTGACTGGGTCAATCCTCTGATCGGCACCGCCAGCGGCAAGATCGGGTATGGCGGAACAATGCCGTTTGTGACTCCGCCATTCGGCATGACCGACTGGACGCCGCAGACGCGCCAGAACAAGATTAGCGTGGTCTCGTACAACTACGACGACAAGACAATCTCAGGATTTATCGGAACGCATCAACCGGCGATCTGGATGGGCGACTACGGATACGTCACGCTGATGCCCGAGATCGGTGACCTGAAGACAACTCCCGATGAGCGGAAGCTGCCCTTCACTCACGCCGACGAGATTGCACACCCCGACTTCTACTCCGTCAGGATGGACGCCGGAGGTGGGAAGCAGATTCGTTCGGAGATGACAGCGACGGAGCGGTGCAGCTATATGCGCTTCACCTTCCCGGCAAATACGCCGTCGCGAATCTTGATTGAAGCCTCAAGAGCAGGTCATGCAGGTTCGGTGCACGTCGATGCGGCCAACCACGAGATCACCGGTTACAACCCCGACCGAATGGATGCCCATCTTGGACCGGCCGCGCTCAAAAACTTCAAAGGCTATTTCGTCGTTCAGTTCCGGCAGGCATTTCAAAAGGCTAACACCTATGGAATGGATGACGCGCAGGCCAGCCACGCTCGCGGAGCTTATGCAGGCTTCGCTCCGTCCACGGGAAAACAGGTCATTGAACTGCGCGTCGGGACGTCCTTCATCAGCATTGAGCAGGCGCGCGAGAACTTGAAGAAAGAGATTCCCGAGTGGAACTTCGAAGCTGTCCGGCAGGCATTGCGCGACAAATGGCAGGCGAAGCTCGACAGAATTGGATTGCAGGGTGCTTCGGACGAAGAGCGGGGGACGGTCTATACCGCTGCCTATCATGCGCTGCTCTATCCGCGGATCTTCTCCGAATACGGACGCTACTACAGCGCGTTTGACGACACCGTTCATCAGGGCGAGTCGTATACCGCCTATTCGATATGGGATACCTTTCGCGCCGAAAACAGCCTGTTGACGCTACTCGCTCCGGAGCGAGTGGATGGCATGATCACAGCCTTGCTGCAGAACTATCGCGAGGGCGGCTGGATGCCGAAGTGGCCGAATCCGGGCTACACCAACATCATGATCGGCACCCACGCGGACTCGCTGGTCGCCGAGGCTATCCGCAAGGGCTTTCATGGATTCGATCGTGACCTGGCGTGGAAGGCCGTCTATAAAGACGCCATGACACCGCCCGACGGAGACACGACGCGCCGCTGGGCCGACCGCGAGCCGCATACCCCTTATGAAGCCCGAGGCGGGCTGACCTATTACAAGGAACTCGGCTATATTCCCACCGATAAGACCGCCGAAGCTTCATCGCGGACGCTCGAGGACAGTTACGACGACTGGTGCGTAGCGCAGGTCGCAAAGGCGCTGGGCAAAGAGAAGGACTACCAGTTCTTTCTGCACCGCTCGCTGAACGACCGCCATCTCTACAATCCGGCAGATGGATTGATGCGAGGCAAGACCTCCGACGGAAAATGGGCCGCTGCGGATGCCGGATGGACGGAAGGCACGGCCTGGGTCTACACCTGGGCGCCTCTGCACGACGAGGCCGGCATTCTCGAGCTGATGGGCGGAGACGCTGCCTACAATGCGAAGCTGGACCAGCACTTTGCCGGTGGCCATAACGTTCACAGCAACGAGCCGAGCCATCATTATGGCTACTTGTACGACTTCAGCGGCGAGCCCTGGAAGACGCAGGCAAAGGTGCGGGAGATTGCACTTGCAGAGTATGCCGGACAGCCCGTTGGCCTCGACGGTGACGACGACTGCGGCCAGATGTCAGCGTGGTATCTGTTCACTGCGTTTGGCATCTATCCCGTGAACCCGGCGTCAGGGGACTATATGATCGGCAGCCCCATGTTCAGCAGGATGAGTCTTCGACTGGCGAATGGGAAGCAGTTCACCGTGATTGCGGACCACAACTCCAGTGCCAACGTATATATCCAGTCGGCGACGCTCAACGGCAAACCGCTGACGAAGCCTGTTATCCGCTACGAGGACATTATGGCCGGCTCGACGCTGCACTTTGTGATGGGACCCGAGACTTCGCACTGGGCAGCCAACTGGCGCGCTCAGGCCATTCAGTAAACAGCGTGCTTTAGCTCATGTCTGAAATCAGCGCCCGAGCAGGGCTTCGACGCGACGCAGATCGTCTTCGGTGTCGACGCCGATGGTGTCGAATTCCGTAGGTTCGACGTAGAGGCTGATACCGTTTTCGAGGAAGCGAAGCTGTTCGAGCCGCTCCGTCTGTTCAAGCGCGCTGGGCGGCAGCGTAGCGAAGCGTTCAAGGGCGCTCTTGCGATAGGCGTAGAGGCCCATATGCTTCCAATATTGCGGTGCGATCTTGTCGCGGTCGTAGGGAATGGTAGCGCGAGAGAAGTAGAGCGCGCGACCATCGACCGCGGTGACGACCTTTACTGCATTCGGGTTCGTAATATTTTCTGCGGTGCAGAGCACTTTAAGGGTCGAGACCTCGACATGCGGACGGCTGAAAGCACGGAGCATTGCCGTGATGTGCTGAGGCTTCAGCAGCGGCTCGTCGCCCTGAATATTGACGTAGATGTCCGCGTGGACGAGCTGGGAGACGGCGTAGACGCGGTCGGTGCCGCTGGGCAGATCCGGCGAAGTGAGTTGGAAAGGCCAGCCGTTTCGGTCGCATAGCTCGGCCACTTCGGCAGAGTCAGTGGCTATCAAAACCTGGTCGAGCTGAGGGCATGCCTTGGCCGCTTCGAAGACCCACGCCAGCATCGGCTTACCTGCGATGGTGCGAAGGACTTTGCGGGCCAGACGGGTCGAGGCCAGGCGTGCAGGGATGACACCGAGAACGATGGGCTCCGGCTTTTCGCTCTGGCGCGAATCAAGTATGATTGGAACTGGCTGTGCCGCGACGGTTCTCCTGAACTGCTCGTTGCGTGACTTTCCTGCTGGTACAGCCATTACACATTAGGGCGGTGTAGCTCAGATGGTTAGAGCGACGGACTCATAACCCGTAGGTCGGCAGTTCGATTCTGCCCACCGCCACCAATGTTGTATACGGACATCGCCGAGAAGTACGACTGGCAAGGATTTTACTCAAAACAGGGTAGCACGATGATTCCGAACCGAAGGATTCAATTCCCTAGCCTACCCCAGGCGCCTCAGCTTTCGCTTGATAGTGTCTCCATACAGACATTTTGATGCGCGGACCCACCCTTCCGGGTTCACTCACTGAACGAATTCCACCATTGTTGAATGACCTTGAAAGATGTCGGAAGCAAAAATCTTTCCGCGGTTCATTTTGGTCGGGAGTTTACTGAGAAGTTAGTAGTTGGTTAGACAATATTTGACTGGGTACAAAGTTGGGTTGGGGTTCAAGTAAGGGTTCAGGTTTGCCGGGTAAATGATTGTGTGAACCTTGGCAGGTTCGGAAATCAGGCATGGCACTGAAGATAGGCATTGACCTGCGCCTCGCGGGTGTTTACTTTGTGGCTAATGGCTGACATGCAAACTATTCCCAATGATCTGGAGAGCGGGCCCGCGGCGGACCTCTCGATTTCGATGAACATCGGTACGACAATCCGGGGCTACCGGTTGCAGAAGGGTATGTCGCAGGGCGATATCGAAAAGCGGACAGGTCTGCTGCGCTGTTATCTGTCGCGTGTCGAAAACGGCCATACTGTGCCCTCGCTGGAGACGCTACAGAAGATTGCGCGTGCGCTCGATTTGCAGCTCTCGGAGTTCTTTGCGGAAGAGATTATCGGCAGAGAGATGTCGTCGCTGAACCTGGGCGAGGACGAGATCCGGTTTTTGACGCAGGTGCAACGATACTCGGCGCATCTGAGTGACAGCGACCGGAGATTGCTGCTAGCCATGGTCAGGAAGTTCGCGCAGACGACGTTGAGTTAGGGCTCAGAAGTTCCATACGCCGCCCATTCTGGGGCGATGGCTACCTCTAAATAATCACCATCCTGAAGCCGGAAGAGATCGCGTAGCCTTACGTCTGTCGCAATTTCTATGATGGTCTTTGGATGATCGCCTGTTCCATTCTCGTTTGCGTCGGTGCGTAGCAGAAATGCTTTTCTACCTTGAATCGAGCAGGGAACGATGCTGACGGAGACTCGACCTCCGTACTCGGATGCTTCCAGCCGAATGACCTTCGCGGGCAAGGAATATTCGGATTCGAGCTGGAGATTCAGGGTTCCGGGGTAGAGACGCATTCCGGTTTTGCGCTCGTAGTGGTCCTGAAGCTGGCCGATCCAGAATGAAAAGCTGCCGACGCCTGAGACAACTCTTCCTCGCAGCACTAGCGTTTTTCCATCCATCATCAGTGTCTCAATGGGCCGGGTCCGACTGAAGCAGCTACCTCAGGTTGGCGATCCAGTAGCCGAACAGTGCGAGGCAGAAGGCGGCAGCGGCGAAGGTGAACCTCTGGCGCTGGAGGTAGCGGCTGCGGCCGGAGGTCATGCGTGCGAGGAGCGGAACTCCCAGCGCGAGACCGGAGAGGAAGCCGCCGAGGTGGGCGAAGTTGTCGATGCGAATGACCGGGACGAAGAGGGTGGCTCCGCCGATGAGCAGGTTGATAGCGGCGAACCAGATGACCGACTTACGAAGGCGCTTGAGCTCAGACCAGGGAATGGGGAGCTTTTTATTGCTGAGCAGGACGATAAGGATTCCGGCGATGCCGAAGACGGCACCTGAAGCTCCTGCTCCGACGGAGTTATCGCGGGTGACCACATTGATGAACAAGCTGAGCAGGTTGCCGGCGATACCAGTGAGGAAGTAGACCGCGACCAGGCCGAAGGGGCCCAGCAGCGGCTCACCGAGCAGTCCGAGGTTCCAGAGACACCACATGTTGGTGGCGATGTGGATCAGGCCAACGTGGACGAAGGTAGCGGTGATCAGCCGGTACCACTGGCCATGCAGGATGAGCGAGGCTTGCGCGGCGCCGAAGTGGATCAGGTCGCGGACAGTGGGCTCGCTGGGGGAGACGCCGCGCAGGACCATCCAAAGGTAAACGGCGCAGTTGATGCCGAGCAGGAGGTAGGTGCCGGGGGTGACGAGGATGTTCCAGCCGCGCTCGCGAGAGTTGGGGCGGGATCGCTCGCGCTCGTAGTCGGGTATAGGGGCGCGTTCGGGTGGCCCGCCGTAGGAGGGGGGGAGCAGTTCGCCTTCTGGTTGGTGAGTAGGTGGCATGTCTTCGTTTGTTCTACGCTATCGCGGCGAGGGGTGGATTACAAATCGAGGCTGCGTGGAGGGAACTTTAATCCCAATTGCACCAATGGTCCCCGATTTACGAATGGGCAACCGCAAAAGCGTAGCTACGGGAAGGTATTGCATCCCACCCTTCGCAAAGTGCGCGAAGAATGGGGCACCCAGGGTTTGGGAGCATCGGAAGAGAGCAGACAAAACCAGAATGCGGAGCTCTTCGCTTTCCTCAGGATGACACTTTGTTCTGGAGAGCAAGATCAGGCGGCGTTTTTGTGGAAGCGCTCTCGGAGGTCGGCGGGGATGTGTTTCTGAACGATGCCGCCAAGAAAGCCAGGGAGCGGCGTAGCGACGGCAACCAGAATCCAGATGAGAGTGGAAAAGGCCATGCCAGCGATGGCGACAGCTTCGAGCGAGATGGCTACGGCGTGAGTCTGGGTGAGGCGGACGTGCAGCGAAAAGATGTGGGTGACCAGTTCGACGCGGTGAATGACCACAGCCGCCAACAGGAAAGCTACGATAGAGAGCGTGCTTACAATGATGAGAAGAACGTCGATGGTGCGGGCGATGGCCTGTCGGCGGCGGCAGTGGGCGCAGTCGATGAAGTGCTTCTCATAATCCGTGCGCATGACCGGGGAGAGGGCAGAGATGTCGTAGCGCCAGCCGGAGAGGATGTTTCCTACCACCGGGTCGGTGCAGGAGGAGGGGTGCTGACGGCGGTTATCTGGGAAAGCAACTGTTCGTTTTTCCATTAGTTTACTTACTTCATTCTAACTTGTTCGATAGCGAATGGCATTAGAAAGATTGATTTGGGGGTAATGGATCTGAGGCTATTCAAAGGCGAAGAAAAGAAGAAAATAGATATAGGAGGTCGCTTCCTTCAGGTCAAAAGGAAGTGGTTTTGCGGAAGATCAGGGGCAGAGATAGCTTGATTTAGAGCATGATAGGGTCGAGCGGGTTCGATTGCATAGCGAGCAGGACGCGATTGCCGAGCAGGGTGGGGTGGTTGACGAGTGCCTGTTCTGCGGCGATGCGGGCGAGTTCGGGGGCGTTGTTGGACTCGGAGAGGTGGCCGAGCACGATGTACGCCGCGCCGCCGTCGTAGTCGGTGGAGAGGAATTCGGCCGTGGCGTGGTTGGAGAGGTGGCCAACGCGGGAAAGGACGCGCTGTTTGACCGACCAGGGATAGGGACCGTCGCGGAGCATCTCGAGGTCATGGTTGGATTCGAGCAGGAGAACGTCGATGCGTTTGAGGGCGGCCTTGACGTTGGGAGGCATGTAGCCAAGGTCGGTGGCGACGGCCATGCGGATGCCTTCGGCGGAGAAGACGAAGCCGCAGGGGTCGGCAGCATCGTGGGGAATAGTGAAGGGAGTGATGTCGAGGTCGCCGATGCAGAAGCTGGTGCCGGAATGAAAATACTCGACCGCGGGGAGATGGGAGGGGTTGGATTTGACGATGGGAGTTTCGGGTTCGCAAAGATTATCGGCGTTGGAATCTGGCGCGGCTTCCGCTGCAATTTCTAAATTGCCCTGAGCTACAGCGGCAGCGCGGGCTTCTTTTTCCTGCTGGACGTGATCGAGCCACTTGGCGTAGGTCATGGTGGTGCGAGGAGTGACCATGCGGCCCCACGCGCGGTGGGTGGGCTCTGTGATGTATACGGGGATGCCGAGGCGGCGGGCGAGGACGGCGAGTCCGGCTACGTGGTCGATGTGCTCATGGGTAATGAGGATGGCGTCGAGGGTGGCGGGGTCTTCTCCGGCGAGGGCCATGCGGCGCAGAAGTTCACGGCAGGAGAGACCGGCATCGACCAGTACGCGGGTGCGGGAGGAAGAGATGACAGTGCTGTTGCCTTTGGAACCGGAGGCGAGCACTGTCATACGCATCATTCGTCTACGATACGCCTGTTGTCTGTGGGTTTTGTGGGGGGATGTGCCGGGAATGGTACGGGAGTATAAGAAGAGCCGCACATCCCGTAGGCGGGACGCGCAGCTCCTATTCCTCGAATACTATTCTTCGCGCAAAGGGGCGAGGAAGTTGACCGTGCTGCGGAGGACGACCTCGTTGTTCTGGTTGAAGGCCAGGGTGCGCGTGCGGACGACGCCGTAGTTTTTGCGCGAGGTCGATTGGCGGACGCCGACAACCTCAATCTCGGTATGGATGGTGTCGCCGGGACGGACGGGAAGGGTCCAGCGCATCTCTTCGACTCCGGCGCCGATCATGCCTCCGGCTACGGTAATGTTCTGCACGCGCAGGCGCATGACGATGGCGGCGGTGAGCCAGCCGGAGGCGGCGAGACCTTTGAAGAAGGAGCCTTCGCCGGCTGCTTCGTCGAGATGGAATGGCTGAGGATCGTATTTCTGGCCGAACTCTTTGATCTCTTCCGCGGTCACTTTAGCGCCGCCGATGGAGTGGAATTTCTGACCGACGTAGAAGTCTTCGAAATAAAGCTCTTGCGGCATGTATTCTCCCTGCTGACTGTTCGTTGCTGGCTATTCCCGGCTGGCTACGAGTTTACGAGATGATGAGGGAGGCTGGCTATGAGAAGTCTGCCGCGTGTTCTATTACCGGAATTTTATGTGGGATAGGTGTAGAAACCGCGACCAGATTTGCGACCCAGCCAGCCCGCATCGACCATGCGGATGAGCAGGGGGCACGGACGGTACTTTGGGTCGCCAAGCGCATCGTGCAGGACGCGCATGATGTCGAGGCAGACGTCGAGACCGATGAAGTCGGCCAGCGTGAGCGGGCCCATCGGGTGGGCCATGCCGAGGACAAAGACCTGATCGACGGCTTCGGCGGTGGCTACGCCTTCCATGACCGCGAAGATGGCCTCGTTAATCAAGGGCATAAGAACGCGGTTGGAGACGAAACCTGCGGCGTCGTTGACCGCGATGGGAGTCTTGCCGAGGGCTTCGGCGAGCGACTTAATGGTGTCGAAGGTTTGCTGCGAGGTTTGGAGGCCGCGAATGACTTCGACCAGCGGCATCACCGGGACGGGGTTGAAGAAGTGCATGCCGATGACCTGCGTCGGGCGGCTGGTTTGCGCGGCCAGCTTCGTGATGGAAATGGAACTGGTGTTCGAGGCGAGAATGGCTTCGGCAGGAAGAATGCGATCGAGGTCGCGAAAGAGGCTGGATTTAACCTCGAACTTTTCTGTGGCGGCCTCGATGGCTAGGGTGCAGATATTCAGGGCTTCGCGGTCGGTAGTGGGAGTGATGCGGGCACGGGCTTCTTGTGCCTGTTGCTTGGTCAGTTTTTCTTTGCTGACTTCGCGTGCGAGATTGTTTTCGATGGTGGCAAGGCCACGGCCGAGAAAGGATTGCTGGAGATCGCAGAGAAGTACGTTGAAGCCGGAGCGAGCGCAGACGTGGGCGATGCCGT from Edaphobacter paludis includes:
- a CDS encoding HAD-IA family hydrolase produces the protein MSKSICVETKGLLFDMDGVLISSIGSVVRCWRRWAEIYHVPNAETYTVPHGVRAIDIVKSLRPDIDPNEGLRVIEDMEIEDMADLKVLPGVKKLLESLPLERWAIVTSATRRLLLGRLEAAGLPIPERIISGDMVERGKPDPEPYRRGAGLLGLRPEDCVVVEDAPSGVGAGVAAGCRVLGVLGTHSLAELQQAMWIAPSLEDVTVTTLADKLELCFEPAG
- a CDS encoding GH92 family glycosyl hydrolase, yielding MHRPSILRTLVCLVVLGSTASMLAAPPGPVDWVNPLIGTASGKIGYGGTMPFVTPPFGMTDWTPQTRQNKISVVSYNYDDKTISGFIGTHQPAIWMGDYGYVTLMPEIGDLKTTPDERKLPFTHADEIAHPDFYSVRMDAGGGKQIRSEMTATERCSYMRFTFPANTPSRILIEASRAGHAGSVHVDAANHEITGYNPDRMDAHLGPAALKNFKGYFVVQFRQAFQKANTYGMDDAQASHARGAYAGFAPSTGKQVIELRVGTSFISIEQARENLKKEIPEWNFEAVRQALRDKWQAKLDRIGLQGASDEERGTVYTAAYHALLYPRIFSEYGRYYSAFDDTVHQGESYTAYSIWDTFRAENSLLTLLAPERVDGMITALLQNYREGGWMPKWPNPGYTNIMIGTHADSLVAEAIRKGFHGFDRDLAWKAVYKDAMTPPDGDTTRRWADREPHTPYEARGGLTYYKELGYIPTDKTAEASSRTLEDSYDDWCVAQVAKALGKEKDYQFFLHRSLNDRHLYNPADGLMRGKTSDGKWAAADAGWTEGTAWVYTWAPLHDEAGILELMGGDAAYNAKLDQHFAGGHNVHSNEPSHHYGYLYDFSGEPWKTQAKVREIALAEYAGQPVGLDGDDDCGQMSAWYLFTAFGIYPVNPASGDYMIGSPMFSRMSLRLANGKQFTVIADHNSSANVYIQSATLNGKPLTKPVIRYEDIMAGSTLHFVMGPETSHWAANWRAQAIQ
- the kdsB gene encoding 3-deoxy-manno-octulosonate cytidylyltransferase, producing the protein MAVPAGKSRNEQFRRTVAAQPVPIILDSRQSEKPEPIVLGVIPARLASTRLARKVLRTIAGKPMLAWVFEAAKACPQLDQVLIATDSAEVAELCDRNGWPFQLTSPDLPSGTDRVYAVSQLVHADIYVNIQGDEPLLKPQHITAMLRAFSRPHVEVSTLKVLCTAENITNPNAVKVVTAVDGRALYFSRATIPYDRDKIAPQYWKHMGLYAYRKSALERFATLPPSALEQTERLEQLRFLENGISLYVEPTEFDTIGVDTEDDLRRVEALLGR
- a CDS encoding helix-turn-helix transcriptional regulator; translated protein: MQTIPNDLESGPAADLSISMNIGTTIRGYRLQKGMSQGDIEKRTGLLRCYLSRVENGHTVPSLETLQKIARALDLQLSEFFAEEIIGREMSSLNLGEDEIRFLTQVQRYSAHLSDSDRRLLLAMVRKFAQTTLS
- a CDS encoding DUF120 domain-containing protein, whose product is MMDGKTLVLRGRVVSGVGSFSFWIGQLQDHYERKTGMRLYPGTLNLQLESEYSLPAKVIRLEASEYGGRVSVSIVPCSIQGRKAFLLRTDANENGTGDHPKTIIEIATDVRLRDLFRLQDGDYLEVAIAPEWAAYGTSEP
- a CDS encoding rhomboid family intramembrane serine protease, with the protein product MPPTHQPEGELLPPSYGGPPERAPIPDYERERSRPNSRERGWNILVTPGTYLLLGINCAVYLWMVLRGVSPSEPTVRDLIHFGAAQASLILHGQWYRLITATFVHVGLIHIATNMWCLWNLGLLGEPLLGPFGLVAVYFLTGIAGNLLSLFINVVTRDNSVGAGASGAVFGIAGILIVLLSNKKLPIPWSELKRLRKSVIWFAAINLLIGGATLFVPVIRIDNFAHLGGFLSGLALGVPLLARMTSGRSRYLQRQRFTFAAAAFCLALFGYWIANLR
- a CDS encoding MBL fold metallo-hydrolase, whose amino-acid sequence is MMRMTVLASGSKGNSTVISSSRTRVLVDAGLSCRELLRRMALAGEDPATLDAILITHEHIDHVAGLAVLARRLGIPVYITEPTHRAWGRMVTPRTTMTYAKWLDHVQQEKEARAAAVAQGNLEIAAEAAPDSNADNLCEPETPIVKSNPSHLPAVEYFHSGTSFCIGDLDITPFTIPHDAADPCGFVFSAEGIRMAVATDLGYMPPNVKAALKRIDVLLLESNHDLEMLRDGPYPWSVKQRVLSRVGHLSNHATAEFLSTDYDGGAAYIVLGHLSESNNAPELARIAAEQALVNHPTLLGNRVLLAMQSNPLDPIML
- a CDS encoding MaoC family dehydratase, with the translated sequence MPQELYFEDFYVGQKFHSIGGAKVTAEEIKEFGQKYDPQPFHLDEAAGEGSFFKGLAASGWLTAAIVMRLRVQNITVAGGMIGAGVEEMRWTLPVRPGDTIHTEIEVVGVRQSTSRKNYGVVRTRTLAFNQNNEVVLRSTVNFLAPLREE
- a CDS encoding 3-hydroxybutyryl-CoA dehydrogenase is translated as MTQPQTIAVLGAGTMGNGIAHVCARSGFNVLLCDLQQSFLGRGLATIENNLAREVSKEKLTKQQAQEARARITPTTDREALNICTLAIEAATEKFEVKSSLFRDLDRILPAEAILASNTSSISITKLAAQTSRPTQVIGMHFFNPVPVMPLVEVIRGLQTSQQTFDTIKSLAEALGKTPIAVNDAAGFVSNRVLMPLINEAIFAVMEGVATAEAVDQVFVLGMAHPMGPLTLADFIGLDVCLDIMRVLHDALGDPKYRPCPLLIRMVDAGWLGRKSGRGFYTYPT